One segment of Solanum lycopersicum chromosome 1, SLM_r2.1 DNA contains the following:
- the LOC101266561 gene encoding uncharacterized protein At5g08430 has product MDGNSFWVEEVKDQLPNSLKSKRNVKIKKLEFVGWGSKPLIEFLQSIGKDTSRSYSQQEVTTIVTEYVNSNGLLNPQKKKRVMCDARLHSLFGKKAIPRIKIGNLLEVHFSENHDESEDESSDSSKEEDVVIASKGRKSTGSPMKKVPVVPKSCFAAVITENIKLVYLKRSLVQDLLKTPESFEDKIVGSFVRVKSDPNDYFQKNTYQLQQVEGVKKVMAASDGAFEIYLQLSNLMKDIPISSLSDDNFYEEECENLRERIKAGLLKRPTVLELESKAQNLHKDITKHWIDREVVLLQKRIDHANEKGWRKQLFEFLERKQLLHTKKEQDRLFSVMPQVVAEELEPEVKTVDALEENVVEQERENGCSPKSTANGATDISCAGDAMIPSNRIFVNGDALTADENGDIMVPSDRRFVSGDAAIANGNDQQADMIQEQRDSTISARVERGEEMQVVASGEDVVTHQVQVQATQTEVIELSDDDLDVEDQRYGNQSTDVMYRDVAIWNYMDPHGITQGPFSLTLLKFWSDAGYYFGPSFRVWKVGQSPQEAVLLVDLLRYFFPLQ; this is encoded by the exons ATGGATGGGAACTCTTTTTGGGTTGAAGAAGTCAAGGATCAGTTACCTAATTCTTTGAAAAGTAAGAGAAATGTCAAGATCAAGAAACTAGAGTTTGTTGGATGGGGATCCAAACCATTGATTGAATTCCTTCAATCAATTGGTAAAGATACAAGCAGATCTTACTCTCAACAAGAGGTGACGACGATTGTCACTGAATATGTTAATTCGAATGGTCTTCTTAATCCGCAAAAGAAAAAGAGGGTTATGTGTGATGCACGACTTCATTCCCTTTTCGGAAAGAAAGCTATACCGCGGATAAAGATCGGTAATTTGTTGGAAGTGCACTTCAGTGAGAACCATGATGAATCGGAGGATGAATCTTCTGACAGTTCGAAAGAGGAGGATGTTGTAATAGCATCTAAGGGAAGAAAAAGTACAGGGAGTCCAATGAAAAAGGTTCCTGTTGTTCCTAAAAGCTGTTTTGCAGCTGTTATTACTGAAAACATTAAACTTGTGTACCTGAAGAGGAGCTTAGTTCAGGATCTTCTGAAGACCCCTGAAAGTTTCGAAGATAAAATTGTGGGTAGCTTTGTGAGGGTAAAATCTGACCCAAATGACTACTTTCAGAAAAACACTTACCAGCTTCAGCAAGTTGAAG GTGTAAAAAAGGTTATGGCAGCCAGTGATGGAGCTTTTGAAATTTACCTTCAACTTTCAAATTTGATGAAAGACATTCCAATATCATCCTTATCtgatgataatttttatgag GAAGAATGTGAGAATTTGCGTGAAAGAATAAAAGCTGGTTTGCTCAAGAGGCCTACTGTT TTGGAGCTTGAGTCAAAAGCGCAAAATCTGCACAAGGATATCACTAAGCAT TGGATTGATAGAGAAGTTGTGTTGTTACAAAAGCGCATTGATCATGCCAATGAAAAGGGATGGCGCAAACA ACTGTTTGAGTTTCTGGAGAGAAAGCAGCTGctacacacaaaaaaagaacaGGATAGACTCTTTTCCGTGATGCCACAAGTTGTAGCTGAGGAATTAGAGCCTGAAGTTAAAACTGTTGATGCCCTAGAAGAAAATGTAGTGGAgcaagaaagagaaaatggtTGTTCACCAAAGTCAACTGCTAATGGAGCTACTGACATTTCTTGTGCAG GAGATGCCATGATCCCATCTAATAGGATTTTCGTAAATGGAGATGCATTAACTGCTGATGAAAATG GAGATATAATGGTCCCATCCGATAGGAGGTTTGTAAGTGGAGATGCAGCCATTGCTAATGGAAATG ATCAACAAGCAGACATGATTCAAGAACAAAGAGATTCTACCATTTCTGCAAGAGTTGAAAGAGGTGAAGAAATGCAGGTCGTGGCCTCTGGAGAAGATGTCGTCACACATCAAGTACAGGTCCAGGCAACTCAAACTGAGGTAATTGAATTGAGTGATGATGATCTAGATGTTGAGGACCAAAGATATGGAAATCAGTCTACTGATGTGATGTACCGTGATGTTGCAATTTGGAACTACATGGATCCTCATGGTATCACACAGGGTCCTTTTTCTTTGACATTGTTGAAATTCTGGAGTGATGCTGGTTACTACTTCGGGCCTAGCTTCAGAGTTTGGAAGGTTGGCCAAAGCCCACAAGAAGCTGTCTTGTTGGTTGATTTGCTTCGCTATTTTTTTCCCCTCCAATGA